The following coding sequences lie in one Terriglobia bacterium genomic window:
- a CDS encoding efflux RND transporter periplasmic adaptor subunit has product MVYHDRDDDIRKKGPARLILRVVGILILIGAVVGVVKYKNEIMTKINKVLALSKDEEPIPVLSLERGPLQLEVQANGEIVGLESVPVATPSTRSGTLKVAWLIPEGTMVNQGDPLIRYDSTDMQLNLEQQNNTLTSNALNTRIDTGNRQLNEKSMGIDLTTAQMDYEYTKSTQAEDPMIFSSWEIINAQLNADFAKSKIENLAAKGKVQKRINRSQEQVTTIARNRAQTEVDIINQTLAVMQLPAPKAGLVVYRRDRRVDPKVGDNSQAGQVMIDLVDLNALQARIYVLEKEAGNLAKGKPVTIRLDALSDREFHGEVRTVSSLASSLERNSPLKYFTCDVTIRDAGPYLHLIKPGMALQARVILERYESCFMVPSSAIDFKNDQAIVYIRKGDGYEKRAVVIGLGKHGQATILSGVNDKELIALRNPFEQKQLKLPDFSKASASQQGRGRGGPGQMMQLDRGGGGGGGYGGGGGGYGGGGGGGGGRGR; this is encoded by the coding sequence ATGGTATATCACGATCGGGATGATGACATAAGGAAAAAGGGGCCGGCTCGGCTGATCTTGAGGGTGGTCGGCATTCTCATCCTCATCGGCGCCGTGGTGGGCGTCGTGAAATACAAAAATGAGATCATGACGAAGATCAACAAGGTGCTCGCCCTGTCTAAAGACGAAGAGCCGATTCCCGTGTTGAGTCTGGAGCGGGGCCCCCTGCAGCTCGAGGTGCAGGCCAATGGTGAAATCGTCGGGCTCGAGAGTGTTCCGGTAGCGACGCCCAGTACTCGCTCCGGCACACTCAAGGTGGCATGGCTGATTCCCGAAGGTACCATGGTGAACCAGGGTGATCCACTGATACGTTACGACAGCACGGATATGCAGCTGAACCTCGAGCAGCAGAACAACACGCTCACGTCCAACGCGTTGAATACCAGGATCGATACTGGCAACCGGCAGTTGAACGAAAAGAGCATGGGTATCGATCTCACCACTGCGCAGATGGACTACGAGTACACGAAGTCGACCCAGGCGGAGGATCCTATGATCTTCTCGTCGTGGGAGATCATCAATGCTCAGCTCAACGCGGATTTTGCGAAATCAAAAATCGAAAACCTCGCGGCCAAGGGGAAGGTTCAGAAGCGCATCAACCGCTCCCAGGAGCAGGTTACAACGATCGCCAGAAACCGGGCCCAAACTGAGGTAGATATCATCAATCAGACCCTCGCTGTCATGCAGTTGCCTGCACCTAAAGCAGGGCTCGTCGTCTACCGGCGGGACCGCAGGGTCGATCCCAAGGTCGGAGATAACAGCCAGGCAGGGCAGGTCATGATTGATCTGGTCGACCTGAATGCTCTGCAGGCCAGGATCTATGTGCTCGAAAAAGAAGCCGGCAACCTGGCCAAGGGAAAGCCGGTAACTATCAGGTTGGATGCGCTTTCCGATAGGGAATTTCACGGCGAAGTGCGCACGGTCTCGTCTCTGGCATCATCGTTGGAGCGGAACTCGCCGCTCAAGTATTTCACGTGCGACGTGACCATCCGCGATGCCGGGCCCTATCTTCACCTGATCAAGCCCGGAATGGCACTGCAGGCCAGAGTGATCCTGGAGAGATATGAATCCTGCTTTATGGTGCCTTCCAGCGCGATTGACTTTAAAAATGACCAGGCTATCGTCTACATCAGGAAAGGCGATGGCTACGAGAAGAGAGCTGTGGTGATCGGCCTGGGAAAGCACGGCCAGGCGACGATCCTGAGCGGAGTGAACGATAAGGAACTGATCGCGCTGAGAAATCCGTTCGAACAGAAACAGTTGAAGCTGCCTGATTTCAGCAAAGCCTCCGCGTCCCAGCAGGGCAGGGGCAGGGGCGGACCCGGGCAGATGATGCAGCTGGATCGCGGTGGCGGCGGCGGTGGCGGCTACGGCGGCGGTGGTGGTGGTTATGGCGGCGGTGGCGGCGGCGGTGGTGGTCGAGGACGCTAA
- a CDS encoding efflux RND transporter periplasmic adaptor subunit, which translates to MKSKKPIAILIGLVIVVAAGIWFYRSTTASVVVSEKDLVTVPRVDFPQIVVSSGLLEARSSQAVTPPLVGDTRSFKLVRMVDEGSQVSEGDFLLEFDGADFSRRLRDAQTSFQRYQETYQQNRSRYDSQVRDNKLNLDQSKADLENLKLKLSQQAELESALTIAITKLQRDMKQTQVDMLERKIKYMDESARLDMQIARSSEAHTKKQMEDLLDTMDSLTVRAPVAGVVIYKRDFNNEPPALGSNVTPMNPVLEIPDLSTMRVKVLVDEIDAGKVRIGQKARITVPALQGLAFDGKVIDMSAILKQASYDRAQKIAEARVELDPGQDLSLLRPGMSANVQIQVGIISQALAIPLGCIQERNGGSYVQVYDPVKKDFQWRQIELQANDEELAVVRAGLGEKEQIRSKPKI; encoded by the coding sequence ATGAAATCCAAGAAGCCCATTGCAATACTGATCGGCCTGGTCATCGTGGTTGCGGCCGGAATCTGGTTTTACCGGTCCACCACGGCCTCGGTGGTAGTAAGCGAGAAGGATCTTGTCACAGTGCCGCGTGTCGACTTTCCGCAGATCGTGGTCTCCTCGGGGCTGCTGGAAGCCAGATCCAGCCAGGCCGTCACGCCTCCCCTGGTCGGGGACACCAGAAGTTTCAAGCTGGTTCGCATGGTCGACGAGGGGAGCCAGGTATCTGAAGGCGACTTTCTCCTGGAGTTTGACGGCGCCGATTTCAGCAGGCGTTTGCGGGACGCCCAGACCTCCTTTCAGCGCTATCAGGAGACGTATCAGCAAAACCGCTCCAGATATGACAGCCAGGTGCGCGACAACAAGCTCAATCTGGATCAATCCAAGGCCGATCTGGAAAACCTCAAACTCAAGCTCAGTCAGCAGGCCGAACTCGAGAGCGCGCTTACCATCGCCATCACCAAGCTTCAAAGGGATATGAAGCAGACCCAGGTGGACATGCTCGAGAGGAAAATCAAGTACATGGATGAAAGCGCCCGCCTTGATATGCAGATTGCGCGCAGCAGCGAGGCGCATACCAAAAAGCAGATGGAAGACCTGCTCGACACCATGGACTCGCTCACTGTCCGGGCGCCCGTGGCCGGCGTGGTTATCTATAAACGCGATTTTAACAATGAACCTCCCGCGCTGGGCTCGAACGTCACTCCGATGAACCCGGTACTCGAGATTCCGGATCTCTCCACCATGCGCGTCAAGGTCCTGGTGGACGAGATCGACGCCGGGAAAGTCCGGATCGGCCAAAAGGCCCGCATCACCGTGCCGGCTCTCCAAGGCCTGGCATTCGACGGCAAGGTCATCGATATGAGCGCGATCCTCAAGCAGGCTAGCTACGATCGGGCCCAGAAGATCGCCGAGGCGCGCGTCGAGCTCGATCCGGGGCAGGATCTTTCACTCCTGCGGCCCGGAATGAGCGCGAATGTTCAGATCCAGGTCGGCATAATCTCGCAGGCTCTGGCCATTCCCTTGGGCTGCATCCAGGAGCGGAACGGGGGCTCGTACGTGCAGGTTTATGATCCGGTCAAGAAAGACTTCCAATGGCGCCAGATTGAACTCCAGGCCAACGATGAGGAGTTGGCGGTTGTAAGGGCGGGCCTGGGAGAAAAAGAGCAGATTCGTTCCAAACCCAAAATCTGA
- a CDS encoding efflux RND transporter periplasmic adaptor subunit codes for MAAISKNTQRRWLWILPALLAGVLVLIGGRWLSTTTAQAPAPKSGNLPEAKAPVIPAPSVYTVSNADVTRTILITGELQAARSLDIQAPATKASAANAITFLAEEGKPIKKGEKLVEFDASALLSQMTDQQRQLDEAALGIEKQKKDLEAQRCDLLNSVAQAEGNLKITKLNADIPVELQPNNTYLKYQNDYEKAKLALTKAKEQLANFEANYDSQIRLKEISRSQLEIVLKRMQNDLAILSVDAPQDGVVIYGDNWASNRKYQVGDMAFPGQTIITLPDLSGMRVAGFVYDTELQFLTPGMACEIHLDAVPAKSWRGKIASLTSVAGKKGFATTQKVFKAMIPLDGVDLNVMKPGMTARAEVVLSMAAGVIAIPRQQLALDGQGRYYVLKETGPKTPPTRELVKVGVFGDQMVQILSGVSLGDRLLPVQKTLGE; via the coding sequence ATGGCTGCAATATCCAAGAATACTCAGCGACGATGGCTTTGGATTCTCCCGGCCCTCCTGGCGGGAGTTCTGGTACTGATCGGCGGTCGGTGGCTCAGTACCACGACAGCGCAGGCGCCCGCGCCCAAAAGCGGAAACTTGCCTGAAGCGAAGGCTCCTGTTATACCGGCACCTTCTGTTTATACCGTCTCCAATGCCGATGTTACCAGAACCATCCTCATCACGGGTGAGCTTCAGGCAGCGCGGTCTCTGGACATACAAGCGCCTGCCACCAAAGCCAGCGCCGCCAACGCCATCACATTCCTGGCCGAGGAGGGCAAACCCATCAAGAAAGGGGAGAAACTGGTCGAGTTTGATGCCTCGGCGCTGCTCAGCCAGATGACCGATCAGCAGCGTCAGTTAGACGAGGCTGCTCTGGGTATTGAGAAGCAGAAAAAGGATCTCGAGGCCCAGAGATGCGACCTTCTCAATTCCGTCGCCCAGGCCGAGGGTAACCTCAAGATTACCAAGCTCAACGCCGACATTCCCGTGGAACTTCAGCCAAACAACACCTACCTGAAGTACCAGAACGATTATGAGAAGGCGAAACTGGCCCTCACCAAGGCGAAAGAGCAATTGGCGAACTTCGAGGCCAACTACGATTCCCAGATTCGCCTGAAGGAAATCTCCAGATCTCAGCTGGAAATCGTGCTGAAGAGAATGCAGAACGACCTGGCGATTTTGTCGGTGGATGCGCCTCAGGACGGCGTGGTCATTTACGGCGACAACTGGGCAAGCAACCGCAAATACCAGGTGGGAGACATGGCCTTTCCGGGTCAAACCATCATTACCTTGCCGGACCTTTCAGGGATGAGGGTCGCCGGATTCGTCTATGACACCGAACTCCAGTTCCTCACGCCCGGCATGGCCTGCGAGATTCACCTCGATGCGGTTCCGGCCAAGTCCTGGCGCGGCAAGATCGCATCGCTTACCAGCGTGGCAGGGAAAAAGGGATTTGCCACTACGCAGAAAGTATTCAAGGCCATGATCCCTCTCGATGGCGTGGATCTGAATGTGATGAAACCCGGCATGACCGCCCGCGCGGAAGTCGTCTTGTCGATGGCGGCCGGTGTAATCGCGATCCCTCGCCAGCAGCTGGCTCTGGACGGTCAGGGCCGATATTATGTGCTCAAAGAAACGGGGCCCAAGACTCCTCCAACTAGAGAATTGGTGAAGGTCGGCGTTTTCGGCGACCAGATGGTTCAGATCCTTTCGGGAGTGAGCCTCGGAGATCGCCTGCTTCCGGTTCAGAAGACCTTGGGAGAATAA
- a CDS encoding HEAT repeat domain-containing protein, protein MMKPDFHRRTSRGRKKNVVPLSKLRTSEVVRTVVDHPHRLEELVDLLRDTERLIRGRAAATLARLSESHPARLVRHVERLREALGDDSAYVRWHLLYTLGQVISQFPRRASFSLADVKARLVDEDKLVRSFACRALEYVAARKPQLVHELFSANKEEIPPSVARMLQGPSRKAHGSRNG, encoded by the coding sequence ATGATGAAACCTGATTTTCACCGCCGTACCTCACGAGGTCGCAAAAAGAATGTCGTCCCCTTGTCGAAATTGCGCACTTCAGAGGTGGTCCGGACGGTTGTGGATCATCCGCACCGGCTGGAAGAACTGGTAGATTTGTTAAGGGATACTGAGAGGTTGATTCGGGGACGAGCTGCAGCAACGCTCGCGCGCCTCTCGGAATCACACCCGGCCCGCCTGGTCCGGCATGTGGAGCGGCTCCGGGAAGCGCTCGGGGATGATTCAGCATATGTACGATGGCACCTGCTTTACACGCTGGGTCAGGTGATCTCGCAGTTTCCGCGCCGCGCCTCTTTTTCCCTGGCCGATGTGAAAGCTCGCCTGGTTGATGAGGACAAACTGGTGCGCAGTTTTGCTTGCCGGGCGTTGGAATATGTCGCCGCTCGCAAGCCCCAACTGGTGCACGAGTTGTTCTCGGCGAACAAGGAGGAAATTCCTCCCTCGGTGGCCCGCATGCTCCAAGGACCGAGCCGGAAAGCTCACGGGTCGCGAAACGGTTAG
- a CDS encoding AMP-binding protein, with translation MAEASIGEILWRPTGEQLAAANVRRFMKRQGIADYRELQRRSVGDIEWFWDAALKDLGVEWYQPYTRVLDDSAGFPWCRWFLSGKINIVHNCLDRHVLARPGATAVLWEGDGGETRRFTYSELAGEVARAAAALRGVGVGRGDVVTFFMPMVPELIIAFFAVLKLGAVGVPVFSAFGPDALSFRLQDAGAKVLFTADGSFRRGQRIRIKEVADRALQSAPSVRTVVVLRRTGDEIPWTSGRDVSWDDFVLGSGEPIATVPTDSEDRCLVVYTSGTTGRPKGAVHTHGGALAQIAKELGYYFDVKPDDRFFWLTDMGWMMGPWAVIGTMFFGATCMVFEGAPNWPRPDRLWDLVDRHQLTHLGISPTAIRLLSRAGDAWIERHDLQCLRILGSTGEPWDPESYAWFFQKAGRARCPVINISGGTEIMGCLLACAPVAPLKPCSFHGPGLAMDVDVVDDNARPVRGARGYLVLKQPAPSMTRGFLNDTQRYLDTYFSRWPGLWNHGDWARIDEAGFWYIEGRADDTIKVAGRRTGPAEIEAALMSHPSVSEAAAIGVPDDLTGEAIVCFVVTSPGAAAGDELAARLANQVGGALGRTLRPSRIHFVPSLPKTRSAKIVRGAIKRRYLGLPLGDITSVENTEALDSIPEAPRDQ, from the coding sequence ATGGCGGAGGCGTCGATCGGCGAGATCCTCTGGCGGCCGACCGGGGAGCAATTGGCCGCAGCGAACGTGCGTCGGTTTATGAAACGCCAGGGCATCGCGGACTACCGTGAACTCCAGCGCCGGTCGGTGGGTGACATCGAGTGGTTCTGGGACGCTGCCCTGAAGGATTTAGGTGTGGAATGGTACCAGCCCTATACGCGCGTTCTGGACGATTCTGCAGGATTCCCCTGGTGCCGCTGGTTCCTGTCGGGAAAGATCAATATCGTGCACAACTGCCTGGATCGGCACGTGCTGGCACGTCCCGGGGCGACGGCCGTGCTGTGGGAGGGGGACGGCGGGGAGACGCGACGCTTCACCTATTCGGAACTGGCTGGCGAGGTGGCGCGGGCAGCCGCGGCCCTGCGCGGGGTTGGTGTCGGGCGGGGGGACGTGGTCACGTTTTTCATGCCGATGGTGCCTGAGCTGATCATCGCCTTCTTTGCCGTGCTCAAGCTGGGCGCGGTCGGGGTTCCGGTCTTCTCTGCCTTCGGTCCCGATGCGCTGTCTTTCCGGCTCCAGGACGCCGGCGCCAAAGTCCTGTTCACGGCCGACGGCTCGTTCCGCCGCGGCCAAAGGATCCGGATCAAGGAAGTCGCCGATCGCGCCTTGCAATCGGCACCCTCTGTCCGGACGGTCGTCGTGCTGCGCAGGACCGGCGATGAGATCCCATGGACAAGCGGCCGCGATGTCTCGTGGGATGATTTCGTGCTCGGCTCCGGCGAGCCGATCGCCACTGTGCCTACTGATTCCGAGGACCGCTGCCTCGTGGTTTACACCTCAGGAACCACCGGCCGGCCGAAAGGGGCGGTTCACACGCACGGCGGCGCGCTGGCCCAGATTGCAAAAGAACTTGGCTACTATTTTGACGTGAAACCCGACGACCGCTTTTTTTGGCTCACGGACATGGGTTGGATGATGGGCCCATGGGCTGTCATCGGCACCATGTTTTTCGGGGCAACCTGCATGGTCTTCGAGGGCGCCCCCAATTGGCCGCGTCCCGACCGGCTTTGGGATCTTGTCGACCGGCATCAACTCACGCATCTGGGAATTTCGCCGACCGCAATCCGCCTCCTTTCGCGTGCCGGCGACGCATGGATAGAACGGCACGACCTGCAATGCTTGCGTATCCTGGGCTCGACAGGCGAGCCGTGGGATCCGGAATCTTATGCCTGGTTCTTTCAGAAGGCGGGTCGCGCGCGCTGCCCTGTCATCAACATATCCGGTGGCACGGAAATCATGGGATGCCTGCTTGCGTGCGCGCCGGTTGCTCCGCTGAAGCCGTGCTCATTTCACGGGCCTGGGCTCGCGATGGACGTGGACGTCGTCGATGACAATGCCCGTCCCGTGCGGGGAGCCCGCGGCTATCTGGTGCTGAAGCAGCCCGCGCCGTCGATGACGCGCGGGTTTCTCAACGATACGCAGCGCTACCTCGACACATATTTTTCGCGTTGGCCAGGCCTGTGGAATCACGGCGACTGGGCCCGCATCGACGAGGCTGGTTTCTGGTATATCGAGGGGCGCGCCGATGACACGATCAAGGTTGCCGGGCGGCGCACCGGACCCGCGGAAATCGAGGCCGCCCTGATGAGCCATCCTTCAGTATCGGAGGCAGCCGCCATCGGCGTGCCCGACGATCTGACGGGTGAAGCCATCGTCTGCTTCGTGGTCACCAGCCCCGGTGCGGCTGCAGGCGACGAGCTTGCCGCCCGGCTTGCGAACCAGGTTGGCGGTGCCTTAGGGCGGACACTCCGTCCCTCCAGGATCCACTTCGTGCCGTCGCTGCCGAAGACGCGCTCTGCCAAGATCGTGCGTGGCGCGATCAAGCGTCGCTACCTTGGCCTGCCGCTTGGCGACATCACATCCGTGGAAAACACGGAAGCCCTGGACAGCATCCCCGAAGCTCCCCGAGACCAATAA
- a CDS encoding TerB family tellurite resistance protein codes for MSILKFLKLDSAQSSQSSAETETVRKIASALDQLEPERAKFIAAFAYLLSRVARADLIITPEETAVMERVVMEHAGLPEEQAILVVQMAKTQNVLFGATENYLVTREFNRIASQEQKLALLQCLFAVSAADQSISTVEDTEISQIADELRIEHKDLIAIRSRFRDYLAVLKKPPESAI; via the coding sequence ATGTCGATTCTCAAGTTTCTCAAGTTGGATTCCGCACAATCCTCGCAGTCTTCGGCTGAAACCGAGACGGTGCGCAAGATCGCAAGCGCACTCGACCAGCTCGAACCCGAGCGCGCCAAGTTCATCGCTGCCTTTGCCTACCTTTTGAGCCGGGTTGCCCGCGCGGATCTGATCATCACCCCGGAAGAGACCGCGGTCATGGAACGGGTAGTCATGGAGCATGCCGGTCTTCCCGAGGAGCAGGCGATTCTCGTAGTTCAAATGGCGAAGACACAAAATGTGCTGTTCGGCGCGACGGAGAACTACCTGGTTACCCGCGAATTCAACAGAATCGCGTCCCAAGAACAGAAGCTTGCGCTGCTGCAATGTCTCTTTGCCGTTTCGGCCGCCGATCAGAGCATTTCCACGGTCGAGGATACCGAGATAAGCCAGATTGCAGACGAGCTCAGAATTGAGCACAAAGACCTTATCGCGATCCGTTCCAGGTTTCGCGACTATCTGGCCGTTCTCAAGAAGCCGCCGGAATCCGCGATCTGA
- a CDS encoding histidine kinase: MRDQALEAILGPPEQVDAPFDSLMPRRVNNLLLVTSLYDCYTFIEDGRLSEMLFSEYLELNLRFAPSIERVSTAEEALQRIRSESFDLVISMPRVGEMDVRDFGRAVREIAPALPVVLLASSARELCALRQLERLPGIDKVFVWLGDVRLFLAMIKHIEDRANAWHDARTAGVKCILLIEDSVQFYSSYLPLLYTEIMKQTQTLMSDGVNRMQKMMRMRARPKILLATTYEEGLELYTRYRNDLLGVILDAFFPRGGAVDRSSGPDFARMVKAQTPGVPVVIQSKSENISIAEALGIEFLDKNSPSLLHDLRRFMQNQLGFGDFVFRRPDGRLVSRASDLRSLEWAIQAIPEDCLMYHVRRNDLATWLMARTEFSLADVVRTISRNDNWSHAEVRTLLLTALAAHRQRYRAGVVAEFSSGTFEGDSGFVRIGTGSLGGKGRGLAFTNSLINRYKFSEHIPGVRIFVPPTAVLGTGVFDQFMESSGLSSFALGEMDDDKITRAFLDADLPGEVVENLWTFLDWVRYPLAVRSSSLLEDASFQPFAGIYQTYMIPNNHENAEIRLEELCNAIKMVYASTYHADAKAYIESTPNRLEEEKMAVVIQQVVGRQHGSYFYPDIAGVTRSLNFYPMPGTKPEDGVASVVLGLGKAVVEGGRCVRFSPAHPRKPMQFLTTEECLDNAQRTLFALDLSQPGPRAGTMLAEAGLVSLDLDVAEQHGTLSPVASVYSPDNDAIYDGISRPGIRLVTMAGVLKGGVFPIADVLSFLLKVGAAGSSCPVEMEFAINLSQDAKPHEFGFLQIRPLVLGSDAQDIQLEQIDPQNAICIAHQALGNGFLGGVRDLVYVRRDRFDRGKTPQIAREVGVVNSRLRESKSPYLLIGPGRWGSADPWLGIPVKWAQISGVRCIIETDLADMHVDPSQGSHFFHNIMSFGIGYLTVDMRRADVLDQALLDTQPAVTETEHLRHLSFEEPLEIALNGRRNYGVVMKPGRKLH; the protein is encoded by the coding sequence ATGCGAGATCAGGCTCTTGAGGCCATCCTTGGGCCGCCGGAGCAGGTCGACGCACCCTTTGACTCTCTTATGCCCCGGAGGGTGAACAACCTGCTGCTGGTGACCAGCCTTTACGATTGCTACACCTTCATTGAAGATGGCAGGCTGTCGGAGATGCTTTTTTCCGAGTACCTCGAACTCAACCTTCGTTTCGCGCCGTCGATCGAAAGAGTTTCGACTGCGGAGGAAGCGCTGCAGCGGATTCGTTCGGAATCCTTCGATTTGGTCATTTCGATGCCGCGCGTGGGGGAGATGGACGTGCGCGACTTCGGGCGCGCGGTGCGCGAGATTGCGCCGGCGTTGCCGGTTGTTCTCCTTGCCTCCAGCGCGCGCGAGCTGTGCGCGCTTCGGCAGCTCGAGAGGTTGCCCGGCATCGACAAGGTCTTTGTGTGGCTCGGGGATGTCAGGCTCTTTCTGGCAATGATCAAGCACATCGAGGATCGTGCCAACGCCTGGCACGACGCGCGCACGGCCGGGGTCAAGTGCATTCTCCTCATCGAGGATTCCGTTCAGTTTTACTCCTCGTATCTGCCCCTGCTCTACACCGAGATCATGAAGCAGACGCAGACGCTGATGTCGGACGGCGTCAACCGCATGCAGAAAATGATGCGCATGCGCGCCCGTCCGAAGATCCTGCTCGCAACCACGTATGAAGAGGGTCTGGAGCTATATACGCGCTATCGGAACGATCTGCTGGGCGTCATTCTGGACGCGTTCTTTCCGAGGGGCGGGGCGGTGGACCGGTCCTCGGGGCCCGATTTCGCGCGCATGGTGAAAGCGCAAACTCCGGGCGTTCCCGTGGTGATCCAGTCAAAGTCCGAGAACATTTCCATCGCGGAGGCGCTCGGGATCGAATTCCTGGACAAGAATTCGCCCAGTCTTCTTCACGACCTGCGTCGTTTCATGCAGAACCAACTTGGGTTTGGGGATTTCGTATTCCGGCGCCCTGACGGCCGGCTGGTGTCGCGGGCCAGCGATCTGCGCAGTCTGGAATGGGCGATTCAGGCGATCCCCGAAGACTGCCTCATGTATCACGTGCGCCGCAACGACCTCGCCACATGGCTCATGGCCCGGACTGAGTTTTCTCTTGCCGACGTGGTCCGCACGATTTCCCGGAACGACAATTGGAGCCACGCAGAAGTGCGCACGCTGCTTCTCACTGCCCTGGCGGCGCATCGCCAGCGTTATCGCGCCGGCGTCGTGGCGGAGTTTTCCAGCGGCACCTTCGAGGGCGACAGCGGCTTTGTAAGGATCGGAACCGGATCGCTCGGCGGCAAGGGACGCGGCCTGGCCTTCACGAATTCCCTGATCAACCGTTACAAGTTCTCCGAGCATATCCCGGGCGTGCGGATCTTCGTACCTCCCACCGCCGTGCTGGGCACGGGAGTCTTCGACCAGTTCATGGAATCCTCCGGGCTGTCATCTTTCGCTCTTGGCGAAATGGACGACGATAAGATCACCAGGGCGTTCCTCGATGCTGATCTTCCCGGAGAGGTAGTAGAAAACCTTTGGACCTTTCTGGATTGGGTGCGCTACCCGCTCGCCGTCCGGTCTTCGAGCCTCCTGGAGGACGCATCATTTCAGCCGTTCGCGGGCATTTATCAGACTTACATGATTCCCAACAACCACGAAAACGCTGAAATACGCCTCGAAGAGCTGTGCAACGCCATCAAGATGGTGTACGCCTCCACCTATCATGCCGACGCCAAGGCTTACATCGAATCGACACCCAACCGCCTCGAAGAGGAGAAAATGGCGGTGGTGATCCAGCAGGTCGTGGGACGCCAGCACGGATCCTACTTCTACCCCGATATAGCCGGGGTGACGCGATCCCTGAACTTTTACCCCATGCCGGGGACGAAGCCCGAAGATGGTGTGGCTTCGGTGGTGCTGGGACTGGGCAAAGCGGTGGTGGAAGGGGGCCGCTGCGTTCGCTTCTCGCCTGCGCACCCCCGCAAGCCCATGCAGTTCCTCACTACGGAAGAATGCCTCGACAACGCCCAGCGAACCCTTTTTGCGCTGGATCTGTCGCAACCGGGGCCGAGGGCGGGCACGATGCTCGCCGAAGCCGGATTGGTCTCGCTGGACCTCGATGTGGCTGAACAGCATGGCACCCTTTCGCCGGTAGCCTCCGTCTATTCTCCTGATAACGATGCCATCTACGATGGGATTTCACGGCCAGGCATTCGGCTGGTCACCATGGCAGGTGTGCTCAAAGGGGGCGTTTTCCCGATTGCCGATGTGCTTTCCTTCCTGCTCAAAGTAGGAGCGGCCGGCTCATCCTGTCCAGTGGAAATGGAGTTTGCAATCAACCTGTCTCAAGATGCGAAACCCCATGAATTCGGTTTTTTGCAAATCAGACCTCTCGTGCTTGGTTCCGATGCCCAGGACATCCAACTCGAGCAGATCGATCCGCAGAACGCGATCTGCATCGCTCACCAGGCGTTGGGGAACGGATTCCTCGGAGGCGTGAGAGATCTGGTCTATGTTCGCAGGGACCGATTTGATCGTGGCAAGACGCCCCAGATTGCGCGCGAGGTCGGCGTCGTGAACTCGCGCCTGAGGGAAAGCAAGAGTCCTTATCTTCTGATCGGGCCCGGCCGGTGGGGGAGCGCGGATCCCTGGCTCGGGATTCCCGTGAAGTGGGCCCAGATTTCAGGAGTGCGTTGCATCATCGAGACCGATCTTGCGGACATGCACGTGGATCCCTCGCAGGGATCGCATTTCTTTCACAACATCATGTCCTTCGGCATCGGATATCTCACGGTCGACATGAGACGAGCGGACGTACTGGATCAGGCATTGCTGGATACGCAACCTGCAGTCACCGAAACGGAGCATCTGCGCCACCTGTCTTTCGAGGAACCTCTGGAGATCGCTCTGAACGGCCGCAGGAACTACGGCGTGGTGATGAAACCAGGCAGGAAGCTGCATTGA